A genomic segment from Bos taurus isolate L1 Dominette 01449 registration number 42190680 breed Hereford chromosome 1, ARS-UCD2.0, whole genome shotgun sequence encodes:
- the NUDT16 gene encoding U8 snoRNA-decapping enzyme isoform X1 has product MAGMRRLELSEALHLGPGWRHACHALLYAPDPGLLFGRIPLRYAVLMQMRFDGRLGFPGGFVDLRDGSLEDGLNRELGEELGEAAGAFRVERADYRSSHAGSRPRVVAHFYTKLLTLEQLTAVEMGAPRARDHGLEVLGLVRVPLYTLRDGVGGLPAFLENTFIGNAREQLLEAVQNLGLLEPGSFARLKISTPP; this is encoded by the exons ATGGCCGGTATGCGTAGGCTTGAGCTGTCGGAAGCCCTGCATCTGGGGCCGGGCTGGCGGCACGCGTGCCACGCGCTGCTCTACGCACCGGACCCAGGGCTGCTCTTTGGCCGCATTCCGCTACGCTACGCCGTGCTG ATGCAGATGCGCTTTGATGGgcgcctgggcttccctggcggcttcGTGGACTTGCGCGACGGCAGCTTGGAGGACGGGCTGAATCGCGAGTTGGGCGAGGAGCTGGGCGAGGCTGCGGGCGCCTTTCGTGTGGAGCGCGCTGACTACCGCAGCTCCCACGCTGGGTCCCGGCCGCGCGTGGTGGCGCACTTCTACACTAAGCTCCTGACCCTGGAGCAGCTGACTGCGGTGGAGATGGGCGCGCCTCGCGCCCGAGACCACGGGCTGGAG GTGCTGGGCCTGGTGCGGGTGCCCCTGTATACCCTGCGGGATGGTGTGGGAggcctgcctgccttcctggagAATACCTTTATTGGAAATGCACGGGAACAGCTGCTGGAAGCCGTCCAGAACCTGGGACTGCTGGAACCTGGCTCTTTTGCACGCCTTAAGATTTCAACTCCTCCCTAG
- the NUDT16 gene encoding U8 snoRNA-decapping enzyme, producing MRRLELSEALHLGPGWRHACHALLYAPDPGLLFGRIPLRYAVLMQMRFDGRLGFPGGFVDLRDGSLEDGLNRELGEELGEAAGAFRVERADYRSSHAGSRPRVVAHFYTKLLTLEQLTAVEMGAPRARDHGLEVGPAQDPTPPPPAPEGLSQLYPRVVGVWVINYSQPGLPAKILLSLLFTGLCIVFLKLSHPNHSSATTL from the exons ATGCGTAGGCTTGAGCTGTCGGAAGCCCTGCATCTGGGGCCGGGCTGGCGGCACGCGTGCCACGCGCTGCTCTACGCACCGGACCCAGGGCTGCTCTTTGGCCGCATTCCGCTACGCTACGCCGTGCTG ATGCAGATGCGCTTTGATGGgcgcctgggcttccctggcggcttcGTGGACTTGCGCGACGGCAGCTTGGAGGACGGGCTGAATCGCGAGTTGGGCGAGGAGCTGGGCGAGGCTGCGGGCGCCTTTCGTGTGGAGCGCGCTGACTACCGCAGCTCCCACGCTGGGTCCCGGCCGCGCGTGGTGGCGCACTTCTACACTAAGCTCCTGACCCTGGAGCAGCTGACTGCGGTGGAGATGGGCGCGCCTCGCGCCCGAGACCACGGGCTGGAGGTGGGGCCAGCCCAGGACCCCACCCCGCCTCCTCCAGCCCCGGAAGGCCTGTCCCAGCTTTATCCTCGTGTAGTTGGTGTCTGGGTGATTAATTACAGCCAACCTGGCCTCCCTGCAAAGATcttgctctctctcctctttACAGGCCTCTGCATTGTCTTTCTAAAACTCAGCCACCCAAATCACTCTTCTGCTACCACTTTATAA